GCGGATGCGGAGGCTCTACAAGAATGCGTTAACGCCGGAGTATCGGTTATTGCCACCGCTCACGGTACTGACCTCGAAGATATAAGCCGCCGCCCGATCATGGCTGGTCTATTAGCCAGCGGTGTGTTCGAAGCACTAGTGGTCTTGTCTCGAAGAAAGGGTCCGGGTACGGTTGAGGCGGTATATCGCAACCCGAGTTCAGGCGGTAATTCTGTTTCCAAAACGGGCCACGGATAGACAACGGATTAACGCAGATTAACACAGATTATTGAAAATTATACCACATTTTTACAGCAGGTGTTAAGGGGTTGGTTGCTATGCTGGTAAAAATCGTGGGAGGTTTGTTGACGTTTTTGGCCTGCGGGGCTTATGGTTTGGCCGGTGCCAAAAGTCTGGACAACCGCGTGAGGCAATTAAAGTCAATCCGTTTTGCTCTCGCAATTTTAGAAAAGGAGATCACTTATCTGCAGAACCCTCTTCCGCGCGCATTGCAGAAAACGGCTCTACTGGCAGAGCCTCCTACCCGTCAGTTCCTCGCGGTTGCTGCAGGATGCCTTGAACGTAGAGGAGGCGTAACCGCCGAAGAAGCGTGGCTGGAGGGAATAAAGACCCTTCAGGAAAACTCGGATCTAAGCGAGACTGATCTGTTCTTATTACAATCTTTCGCTTCGCGCCTGGGAATGTCCGATACTGAAGAGCAAAAAAAAGCTTTCCAGTTGCTGGGTGAAGAGATAAAACAATTGGAAGATTCAGCTTTTAAGACTGCGGCTACAGAAAAAAAACTATGGACCTACGGGGGGTTTCTTCTGGGAACCCTGGTTGTACTTCTATTGCTGTAAAGGGGTGGGTGTTCGTGGATACCGCTATAATATTTAAGATTGCAGGCATTGGCATTCTCATTTCCGTTCTGAGTATAGTTCTTAAACAGGCGCAAAAAGAGGAGCAAGCCCAGATGCTCACCCTGGCCGGGGTGATAGTTGTCTTGATTATTCTGGTCCAGCTTTTGAGCCAGCTGTTCACCATGGTCAGGACCGTGTTTGACCTTTAAGCCGTTGTACTAAACCGGCTTGTTAGCGGAGGGGAAAAGGTTAATGGAGATTGCCCGGCTAGTCGGGATAGCATTGGTTACCACCGTATTTCTGATGTTTTTGCGCCAAGAAAAACCACAAATAGCGGTTCTTCTTAGTATTGCTTTTGGTATCGTTGTCTTCTTTATGATTATAGGGAAGCTTTTTTCTGTGGTTCAGGTGGTGAGCCAGCTTTCTCGGAAGGCAGAAGTCAATTTCTTTTTTGTTTCGACTGTGCTCAAAATCTTGGGGGTTGCTTATTTGGCCGAGTTTGCCTCTGTAATCTGCCGCGATGCCGGTGAGCAAGCCGTTGCCCAAAAAGTCGAGTTTGCGGCCAAAGTGATCATTGCAGTATTGGCTTTGCCGATTCTGGTGGCGATACTCGAATCCATTATGGACATTATGCCCGGATAGGCGGTGGGCCCGTTGCTAACAGGAAATAAGTTATGGCTGATCGGATTAACTTTAATACTGGCTCTTCTAAGTTGGAGCAGGCCCGCGCTAGCCGGAGATTCATCGCAGGCAGCATCGGTTACCTGGGAGGAGGGTTTAGATAGTCTGGATCTCCGAGAAATGGAGAAGTACAAAAACGAGATAGACGGGGAGTTATCAGCCTATTTACAAAAGGTGTCGTTGAAACAGTGGTTCATCGACTTTATTCAAGGCAAATGGGAGCTAAATGTGAAAGAGGTTTTGGGAAACCTTCTGCGGTTCTTTCTAGGAGAAGTGGCTGCCAACGCCGGACTGCTGGGCAAGCTTATGGTCTTGTCCGTGGTTACATCGCTTTTGGTCAATTTTCAGGCGGCTTTCGGAGGAGAGGGAACCAGCAGGATATCATATATGGCCGCCTTCATGGCTTTAATGGCGGTAGGGATCGCATCTTTTCGTTATGCCTTGGGCCTGGGACAGCAAACGGTTACGGATATGTCCGATTTTATGGTGAGTGTGTTGCCACAAATGACGGTTTTGGTGGCGGGGATGGGAGGGATCAACACCTCTACTGCCTTGTTTCCTCTAATGATGACTGCTTGCACTGCGTGTGCCAGTGCTATCCAGCATGTGGTCTTCCCGCTGGTTGTTTTTTCCGCAGTGCTGCACCTGGTAGACACTGCAGCCGATACAGTGCAGGTGCAGAAACTGGGGAAACTGCTTTCGAGTGCGGCCATAGTAGGGTTAGGGCTGTTCATGACTGTTTTCGTAGGGTTGTTAGGACTCAGAACCGTCTACGGAGCGGTATTGGACGAAGTAACTCTCAAGACCACGCAGTTTGCAACCAGCTTCTTCCCTGTAATCGGGAAACTGTTATCGGAGGCCCTGGAATACACGCTGGGCTATATGGCGATCTTGAAGCACGCTCTTTCCATCTTCGGTTTGGTGATAGTCTTCGGCATTTGCATCTTCCCGGTTTTGAAGATAGGGGCCATCGTTCTCATTTACAAACTGTCGGCCGCTCTGGTAGAGCCGCTGGGTGATGCCAGGACAGCCCAGGCCTTGGATATCATGGCTAAACACCTGACATTGGTCTTGGCCTCGGTGGTGGCCGTCGCTTTAATGTTTTTCATAATGATTACGGTGCTCGCCGGTATCACTAACCAGCCTTTGTTGCTCAAGTGAGGTGCTGGACTTGAGTCTTATTTCAGACATGGTGCGAAACCTGGCGGCGATAGCTCTTCTGGCCGGTTTCTTAGAAATCATGTTACCTTCTAGCAGCTTGCGCCCGTTTGTAAGGTTTGCCATAGGCCTTTTCGTGGTCATAGCAGTGCTAAACCCGACTTTGAAATTTGTTAACCAAACCCAGGATTTGGCTATGGAAGCGTGGGAGGTAAAGTACCCAGAAAAGCAGACGGAAATGGCAGTACATCAAGGGGAAGCTTTGCGAAACAAGATGTTAAAGGAGGCGTCGAACCAGCTAAAAGCCAAGACTGAGGGACAAGTAGCTGCTATAGCTTCTTTGGTTCCTGGGGTTGAATCATTACGGGCCGAGGTTAAACTGGATGACCAAGGCAAAATATCTCACCTGGTCCTAATCGTCGGTTCCAAGCCAAAACAGGACAAGTCGGAAACATTCCAGGTCGACGCGTTTATAGCCAGCGGACGCGACAGAGAACAGAAAAAGGGCATTGAACAAAAACTCATAGACCTCGTTAAGAATCTCTACGGGCTGGAACCGGAACAGGTTAAAGTGGAGTTTGAGGGGGGTTAACATGTCGGGAGAAACAGTTAAGGAGAAGAAGAGATATCTGCCTCTAGGTGGTTCGGGGAACAAGATTCAAACTTACTTGAAGTCACGTTGGGCCTTGGCTTGTTTGGCAGTCTTGGGGATAATACTCCTGATGTGGCCGGTATCAAGCAGTCGCCAGGGCACGACAAAGCCGGAGCAAAGCGCGTTGTCTTCGGGGAAAGGGACATCGGTTAAGGCAGATATGGAGCGGGAACTGGCCGGTATTTTATCGCAGATTGAAGGTGCAGGGCAAGTCGAGGTCAGCCTGACTTTGGTTTCGGAAGGAGTCAATTCGTACGCTGTTAACACCAAAGAACAGAAGACATCGTCCGAGGAAACCGACAAGGACGGGGGGGTACGCAAGACCACAGACACCAATACATCCCAAGACTTGGTAGTTATGGGCAGTCAATCACCGTTGCTCGTGGAAAAGAAGGCTCCGCAGGTGAAGGGGGTTTTAGTGGTGGCTGACGGGGCGGCGAACCCGGCAGTCAAAGAGCAAATCACCAGAGCAGTCGAGACTTTGCTGGATCTTCCTGCTACTC
The sequence above is drawn from the Syntrophothermus lipocalidus DSM 12680 genome and encodes:
- a CDS encoding stage III sporulation protein AF, with protein sequence MSLISDMVRNLAAIALLAGFLEIMLPSSSLRPFVRFAIGLFVVIAVLNPTLKFVNQTQDLAMEAWEVKYPEKQTEMAVHQGEALRNKMLKEASNQLKAKTEGQVAAIASLVPGVESLRAEVKLDDQGKISHLVLIVGSKPKQDKSETFQVDAFIASGRDREQKKGIEQKLIDLVKNLYGLEPEQVKVEFEGG
- the spoIIIAE gene encoding stage III sporulation protein AE, with the translated sequence MLTGNKLWLIGLTLILALLSWSRPALAGDSSQAASVTWEEGLDSLDLREMEKYKNEIDGELSAYLQKVSLKQWFIDFIQGKWELNVKEVLGNLLRFFLGEVAANAGLLGKLMVLSVVTSLLVNFQAAFGGEGTSRISYMAAFMALMAVGIASFRYALGLGQQTVTDMSDFMVSVLPQMTVLVAGMGGINTSTALFPLMMTACTACASAIQHVVFPLVVFSAVLHLVDTAADTVQVQKLGKLLSSAAIVGLGLFMTVFVGLLGLRTVYGAVLDEVTLKTTQFATSFFPVIGKLLSEALEYTLGYMAILKHALSIFGLVIVFGICIFPVLKIGAIVLIYKLSAALVEPLGDARTAQALDIMAKHLTLVLASVVAVALMFFIMITVLAGITNQPLLLK
- a CDS encoding stage III sporulation protein AB — its product is MLVKIVGGLLTFLACGAYGLAGAKSLDNRVRQLKSIRFALAILEKEITYLQNPLPRALQKTALLAEPPTRQFLAVAAGCLERRGGVTAEEAWLEGIKTLQENSDLSETDLFLLQSFASRLGMSDTEEQKKAFQLLGEEIKQLEDSAFKTAATEKKLWTYGGFLLGTLVVLLLL
- the spoIIIAC gene encoding stage III sporulation protein AC produces the protein MDTAIIFKIAGIGILISVLSIVLKQAQKEEQAQMLTLAGVIVVLIILVQLLSQLFTMVRTVFDL
- the spoIIIAD gene encoding stage III sporulation protein AD, which codes for MEIARLVGIALVTTVFLMFLRQEKPQIAVLLSIAFGIVVFFMIIGKLFSVVQVVSQLSRKAEVNFFFVSTVLKILGVAYLAEFASVICRDAGEQAVAQKVEFAAKVIIAVLALPILVAILESIMDIMPG